Genomic DNA from Persephonella sp.:
ACAATTTTTAAAATATTCCGAAAATGTCAAAATAGGCTTGACTTTTGAGAAAAAAAGTTATATTTAGTATGCTCATTTAACAGCGGGAGGACGAACCATGGATATTGAAAAAATCAGAGAGGATTTACTGAAGAAAAAGGTAGAGATCCTTGAATCCCTTGCAAATAATGACGGCAAAGATCTTAATGAGAAAAGTGGAGTTGAAGATGCTGCTGATGTTGTAACCTCAGAAATGAGCAGAGAAACCCTTTATAAGCTGTCTCAGGCTGAAAGAGAAACCCTTTTTTATATAGACATAGCACTAAAAAAGATAGAAAACGGAACATATGGCGTTTGTGAAGAATGCGGTGCTCCGATTGGTGAAAAGAGGCTTGAGGCTATACCGTGGGTTAGACTATGTATAGAATGTAGTCAGAATGAAGAGATACAAAAATCTTTTTCAAATAAATCTGATGACATAGGTTTTTACCACATAATTCCCGGAACAATGGAAGACGAGGATACAGGAAAAATACCTGAATAATGAACAGAAAGTTTAAGATATTTCTGGCAGTTTTTATTTTTATTGTTGTTTTTGATCTTTTGACCAAAGAAATCGCTGTCAGATTTTTATCACATGTTGAAAAGGTGTCGGTAATACCCGGACTGTTTGATCTTACCCTTGTCTGGAATAGGGGAGCAGCATTTGGAATTCTGTCTGAAGCTCCAGAGATAATCAGGAAGCTGGTTCTTATAGGTGCATCTTCTATTGCTGCCGTAATAACGATAATATACTCTTACACTAAGAGGTTTTCCCTGTCATACTGGGAAATGTTATTCCTTGCCTTAATTGCAGGGGGTGCTGTAGGAAATCTGTATGACAGGATTTTTTTAGGTGCTGTCAGAGATTTTTTTGATTTTTATATCAAAAACTATCACTGGCCGGCTTTTAATATTGCGGATACATCAATTTCTATAGGAATAGCAGGGTTTATTATTTATGAGCTTTTTTTCAAGAAAAAGTCATAATATTTTCGCAAATCTGTCATATATTTTCTTTGATATAATTAAACAGTTAATAATGGAGGAAAAGGGACAAAAATGATCGGATATGTTTTTAAAAAGATATTTGGAACTAAAAATGAAAGGGAAATAAAAAAAATTCAGCCTATAGTCCAGAAGGTAAATCAGCTTGAAGAGCAGTTTGACCAGCTTTCAAATAAAGAGATAAGAGAAAAAAGCCTTCAGCTTATTGAAAAAGTCAGATCAGATAAGGATCTGAGCGATGCAATAACGAGAGGAGAGATAGTTGATATTCTCCCTGAGGCTTTCGCACTGGTTAAGGAGGCTGCGAAAAGAACTCTTGGTCTTAGACCTTTTGATGTTCAGCTTATCGGTGCCGTTGCACTTCACAAAGGAAATGTTGCAGAGATGAAAACAGGTGAAGGTAAAACCCTTGTTGCCTCAATATCAATATACCTGAATGCCCTAACAGGAAAAGGTGTTCATCTTGTAACAGTAAACGATTACCTTGCAAAAAGAGATGCTGTCTGGATGGGCTCTATCTACAAATTTCTTGGTCTTGATGTTGGGATTATTAACACAAATCAGCAGTCGTTTGTGGTTCAGTGGGTTGATGAGGATAAGTTCAACGAAGCGATAGAAAAAGATATGAGAGTATGGCCCAAAGGCTTTAAAGGTGAGCTTCTCCCTTCAGAAAAATACAACATAGAAGCCCGTAAGAACTTTTTTACCCATGCAGTTGATGTAGAAAGAAGACAGGCTTATGAGGCAGACATCACTTACGGAACAAACAATGAGTTTGGTTTTGATTATCTGAGAGATAACATGGTTTTCTCCATTGATCAGGTTGTTCAGGTAAAGGGACACCATTATGCGATAGTTGATGAGGTTGACTCAATTCTTATAGATGAAGCAAGAACACCTCTTATAATATCAGGTCCTTCAGGGGAAGATGTCTCAATATACTATACAGCAGATGCTTTTGTGAAAACCCTTGTTCCAGAGGAAGACTACATAGTTGACGAAAAAAATAAAACAGCTGTTTTGACAGAAAAAGGGGCAGAA
This window encodes:
- a CDS encoding TraR/DksA family transcriptional regulator, which encodes MDIEKIREDLLKKKVEILESLANNDGKDLNEKSGVEDAADVVTSEMSRETLYKLSQAERETLFYIDIALKKIENGTYGVCEECGAPIGEKRLEAIPWVRLCIECSQNEEIQKSFSNKSDDIGFYHIIPGTMEDEDTGKIPE
- the lspA gene encoding signal peptidase II, encoding MNRKFKIFLAVFIFIVVFDLLTKEIAVRFLSHVEKVSVIPGLFDLTLVWNRGAAFGILSEAPEIIRKLVLIGASSIAAVITIIYSYTKRFSLSYWEMLFLALIAGGAVGNLYDRIFLGAVRDFFDFYIKNYHWPAFNIADTSISIGIAGFIIYELFFKKKS